The sequence TAGTAATACGTCTTACGCATCGTGTTGTCTGCCCTTGAACACCGAAACGAAGGGGGCATCGATCAATTGCACATCGATCGGCAACAGCCAAAGACTTCATTCGCAATCGAAACGATGATAATACACCGACAATCCAATGTATAATGGCAGTGCACATACCACTCGTGATTGAAATGCTATGGTGTTCCATGACTACGTTGCTCGATGAATTAACTGCGCTCGAACAAGAAGCCCTTACCGCACTCGAAGCCGTTAGCGATGTCACTGCACTCACCGAATGGAAGAGCCGTTTTATTGGAAAGCAGGGCCGTCTTTCCCGCCTGAGTCGCGGCCTCGGTGCCCTACCGGCAGATGAACGACCATTGGTAGGACAGCGAGTCAATGCTTTACGTGAACAACTTGAAACCGCATTTGCGGCTGCCAAAGAGCGGCTTGAGGCCCAGGCCATTGCCGCCGAGCTAGCCGCAGAGCGGATTGACGTGACGATGCCGGGTCGTCGGCCCGCTGTTGGGTATATTCACCTCACCAACCAGATTCTGCGTCAGGTTCAGCACATCTTTGCCGAGATGGGTTTTCAAGTCTGGGAAAGCCCTGAGGTTGAATATGACGCTTTCAATTTTAGCCTGCTCAACTTCCCCGACGATCATCCCGCTCGTGACATGCAGGACACCTTTTACATTGAGATGCCAGCAGGCGCGCCTTCAGTCCTCTTACGAACCCATACCTCGCCTGGACAAATCCACGCGATGCGGCGCAATGCCCCTCATCCGCTACGGGTCCTGATTCCCGGTAAGGTCTACCGTAACGAACAGGTAACGGTGCGGAGTGAGATGATGTTCCATCAATTTGAGTTCTTAGCGGTTGGTCGCAACGTCACGATGGCCGATCTGAAGGGAACGCTGAGCTTTTTTGCCGAGCGTATGTTTGGACCAGGCACTCAGGTGCGCTTGCGTCCCAGCTTCTTCCCCTTCACCGAACCCAGTGCCGAAATGGATGTCACCTGCTTCCTCTGCGGCGGAAAGGGTTGTCGCATCTGCAAGTACGCTGGCTGGCTTGAAATCGGTGGTTGTGGAATGGTCCATCCGAATGTGTTACGCAATGGCGGGTATGATCCGGAAGAATTTAGCGGTTTCGCAGGCGGATTTGGTCCTGAACGGGTCGCAATGCTCAAATACGGTATCGATGACATTCGCTGGTTCTACAGCGGTGACCAACGCTTTGTCGAGCAGTTTGGATAATCTATGCGCCGTGATGAATTGAATCGAGCAATTCACGATCTCTACCGTGCCGAACACGAGGCACTCGGTGAACGTGGTGGCTATGAACTGCTTGACAAAGCGCGCCAGTGGAATTTGACTTCCGTCTTAACCAGTGGCGGAGTTATTGTCTTTCCCCATGCTGGCGTTGCCGATTGCGGTCATCAGATAGCAGCGGCAGTCCATGCCTGTCTTGATAGTGGCGCCGATCGCGTGCTTGTGATCAGTGTGCTTCACGCCTGGAATGATGAGATGGAGCAGGCACGCCGTCGGGTTGCGGCTGGTGGCTCTCCTGCTGCCGAGCACTATTGGGGCATTCAGGGACCAGGTCTCAACCGGGGGAACGAATGGGAGCTTGATCACGCACTCTATAGTTTTCGCTTCTTCTGGCAGCTTGAAACGCGCCGTCGCGGCATCCGCGGCCCACAAGTAATAGAGCGTTACCCTTACCTGGCCGGCGGTCATCCAGAAGCGTTGCCCGGTATCGAAGAGTTGGTGGAACTGGCTCGTGATGCAGTTATCGTCTCAACTGCCGATCCGTTTCATCACGGCATCGGCTACGGCGATCCGCCTGAACAGTCACTGGCTCCAGAGGCAGGCGGGCTCGAACTGGCACGACATACCATTGAAGAGGGGATGAACCTGTTGGCGGCTGGTGATTATTGGGGCTACAATCAGCACTGTGTGC comes from Chloroflexus sp. Y-396-1 and encodes:
- the pheS gene encoding phenylalanine--tRNA ligase subunit alpha, with the translated sequence MTTLLDELTALEQEALTALEAVSDVTALTEWKSRFIGKQGRLSRLSRGLGALPADERPLVGQRVNALREQLETAFAAAKERLEAQAIAAELAAERIDVTMPGRRPAVGYIHLTNQILRQVQHIFAEMGFQVWESPEVEYDAFNFSLLNFPDDHPARDMQDTFYIEMPAGAPSVLLRTHTSPGQIHAMRRNAPHPLRVLIPGKVYRNEQVTVRSEMMFHQFEFLAVGRNVTMADLKGTLSFFAERMFGPGTQVRLRPSFFPFTEPSAEMDVTCFLCGGKGCRICKYAGWLEIGGCGMVHPNVLRNGGYDPEEFSGFAGGFGPERVAMLKYGIDDIRWFYSGDQRFVEQFG